A single Callithrix jacchus isolate 240 chromosome 4, calJac240_pri, whole genome shotgun sequence DNA region contains:
- the TAGAP gene encoding T-cell activation Rho GTPase-activating protein: MGVKFTPGPSAPTLMKLRSSHDAPKTLNANNMETLIECQSEGDIKEHPLLASSESEDSICQLIEVKKRKKVLSWPFLMRRLSPASDFSGALETDLKASLFDQPLSIICGDSDTLPRPIQDILTILCLKGPSTEGIFRKAANEKARKELKEELNSGGTVDLERLPVHLLAVVFKDFLRRIPRKLLSSDLFEEWMGALDTQDEEDRIEALKEVADKLPRPNLLLLKHLVYVLHLISKNSEVSRMDSSNLAICIGPNMLTLENDQSLSFEAQKDLNNKVKTLVEFLIDNCFEIFGENIPVHSSITSDDSLEHTDSSDVSTLQNDSAYDSNDPDVESNSSSGISSPSRQPQVPMATAAGSDSRTPQEAREVSPEPIVSTITRLKSSLAQPDRRYSEPSTLSSQECLESRVTNQTLTKSEGDFPVPQAGSRLESEEVEDPFPEEVFPAVQGKTKRPVDLKIKNLTPGSVLPRALVPKAFSSSELDASSDSSPVASPSSSKRNFFSRHQSFTTKTEKGKPSREIKKHSMSFSFASHKKLLTKTSTGSGKSQDFTRDHVPRGVRKESQLAGRIVQENGSETHNQTALGFCMRPHTLSVDDVFQGADWERPGHPPSYEEAMQSPVARLASYGSQNVGSMTVGGMRARMLVGDCLLPPLLPTHHAGHSRHRDSKEPLPGHGLSTLPEQWTQSGTVHASVDSLGHVAGPGRPELLRLRTVSESMQRSKQDCLVRRCSQPVFEADQFQYAKESYI, encoded by the exons ATGGGAGTGAAATTCACCCCTGGACCATCCGCCCCAACGCTGATGAAGTTGAGAAGCAGCCACGATGCT ccAAAAACACTAAATGCCAATAATATGGAGACACTAATCGAATGTCAATCAGAG GGTGATATCAAGGAACATCCCCTGTTGGCGTCATCTGAGAGTGAAGACAGTATTTGCCAGCTAATTG AagttaagaagagaaagaaggtgcTCTCCTGGCCCTTTCTCATGAGAAGGCTCTCCCCTGCATCTGACTTTTCTGGGGCTTTGGAAACCGACTTGAAAGCATCGCTATTTGATCAGCCCTTGTCAATTATTTGTGGTGACAGTGACACACTCCCCAGGCCCATCCAG GACATTCTCACTATTCTGTGCCTTAAAGGCCCTTCAACCGAAGGGATATTCAGGAAAGCGGCCAATGAGAAAGCCCGCAAGGAGCTGAAGGAGGAGCTCAACTCCGGGGGCACAGTGGATCTGGAAAGGCTCCCTGTTCACCTCCTCGCTGTGGTCTTTAAG GACTTCCTCAGAAGGATCCCCCGGAAGCTACTTTCAAGCGACCTCTTTGAGGAGTGGATGGGCGCTTTGGACACGCAGGACGAGGAGGACAGAATCGAGGCCCTGAAAGA GGTTGCAGATAAGCTCCCCAGGCCCAACCTCCTGCTGCTCAAGCACTTGGTCTATGTGCTGCACCTCATCAGCAAGAACTCCGAGGTCAGCAGGATGGACTCCAGCAACCTGGCCATCTGCATTGGACCCAACATGCTCACCCTGGAGAATGACCAGAGTCTGTCGTTTGAAGCCCAGAAGGACCTGAACAACAAG GTGAAGACATTGGTGGAATTCCTCATCGATAACTGTTTTGAAATATTCGGGGAGAACATTCCAGTGCATTCCAGTATCACTTCTGATGACTCCCTGGAACACACAGATAGTTCAG ACGTGTCGACCCTGCAGAACGACTCAGCCTACGACAGCAACGATCCTGATGTGGAATCCAACAGCAGCAGTGGCATCAGCTCTCCCAGCCGGCAGCCCCAGGTGCCCATGGCTACAGCTGCTGGCTCGGACAGCAGGACCCCACAGGAAGCCCGAGAGGTCAGCCCAGAGCCCATCGTGAGCACCATCACCAGGCTGAAAAGCTCCCTTGCACAGCCCGACAGGAGGTATTCAGAGCCCAGCACGCTGTCCTCCCAGGAGTGCCTCGAGAGCCGGGTGACAAATCAAACATTGACAAAGAGTGAAGGGGACTTCCCCGTGCCTCAGGCAGGCTCTCGTTTGGAAAGTGAGGAGGTTGAAGACCCATTTCCAGAGGAGGTCTTCCCTGCAGTGCAAGGCAAAACCAAGAGGCCAGTGGACCTGAAGATCAAGAACTTGACCCCGGGGTCGGTGCTTCCACGGGCACTGGTTCCCAAAGCCTTCTCCAGCAGCGAGCTGGACGCGTCCTCTGACAGCTCCCCCGTGGCTTCTCCTTCCAGTTCCAAAAGAAATTTCTTCAGCAGACATCAGTCTTTCaccacaaagacagaaaaaggcaAGCCCAGCAGAGAAATCAAAAAGCACTCCATGTCTTTCTCCTTTGCCTCTCACAAAAAATTGCTGACCAAAACCAGTACCGGGTCTGGGAAATCACAAGACTTCACAAGGGACCACGTCCCAAGGGGTGTTAGAAAGGAAAGCCAGCTTGCTGGCCGAATCGTGCAGGAAAATGGGTCTGAAACCCACAACCAAACAGCCCTCGGCTTCTGCATGAGACCCCACACCCTCTCGGTGGATGACGTGTTCCAAGGAGCTGACTGGGAGAGGCCTGGACACCCACCCTCTTATGAAGAGGCCATGCAGAGCCCGGTGGCCCGACTCGCATCCTATGGGAGCCAGAACGTGGGAAGCATGACCGTGGGGGGCATGAGGGCAAGGATGCTGGTGGGGGACTGCCTCCTACCCCCTCTTCTACCTACTCACCACGCAGGGCACTCAAGACATAGGGACAGCAAagagccactgcctggccacGGACTCTCTACCCTGCCTGAGCAATGGACACAGAGCGGAACTGTCCATGCTTCTGTGGACTCTCTGGGGCACGTGGCTGGCCCAGGGAGACCTGAGCTCCTCCGGCTGAGGACCGTCTCTGAGTCCATGCAGAGGAGTAAGCAGGACTGTCTCGTGCGACGATGTAGCCAGCCAGTCTTTGAGGCTGACCAATTCCAATACGCTAAAGAATCGTATATTTAG